The Chryseobacterium sp. JV274 sequence TGGCAGGTGTTGGATACTGTTCGGTTGTTAGTGGATTCAGTTTTACTGAAGATTTTGAAAATTCAGCAATTTTTTTTGCAAATTCAAACCATGTTGTCTCCGGATAGTTTGAGAAGTGAAAGACTCCATAGATTTTACGGTGAGCTTTGATGATATCCATGATAGCTTCCGCCAGATCATTTGCATTGGTCGGCTGTCCAAACTGATCAGCAACAATTCCCAGTTCTTTTTTCTGAGAGAAAAGGTTCAGCATGGTTTTCACAAAATTCTTATTGAACTCTGAGTACAGCCATGAGGTTCTCAGGATAATTGTTTTAGGATTAATTTCCAGAGCAAGTTCTTCACCTTTTCTTTTTGATTCTCCATATACGCCTATCGGATTTGTAAAATCATCTTCCGAGTATGGCAGATTTGTGGTTCCATCAAAAACATAGTCTGTAGAAACATGAATCAGGGTCGTTTTATAATCTACACACGCCTGGGCAAGATGAGCTACCCCATAAGCATTTACTGCAAAAGCTTTTTCTTTTTCTGTTTCAGCCAGATCTACCGCTGTGTATGCTGAAGCATTAATGCAGTAATCAGGTTTGTTATCATAAAAGAAGTCATTCACCTGGTCTTCATTGGTAACATCAAGAGTGGATGAGTCTGTAAATAAGAATTCATATTGATGTTCAAAGTCTGGAGCTATTTTTCTAATGCAGTTTCCCAATTGTCCGTTGCTTCCTATTACTGCTATTTTTTTCATTTATATATTATTAATTTTTAAGTTGGAATCTTCAATAAGAGTTGCTGATTAAGAATTTTTTGCATTTTGGCTTCTTAAAAACTTCACTCTTGACTGGAAGTCTTTCTGAATCAAATCTACATAAAACTTGTCGAAAATTTCTTTGACATCTTCGGGATGAACTTCAGATTTTCTTGTTTTAACATTGAAATAAATAACAGTTACCCAAAGTACGGCATGGATTGTCTTTTCATCTAAACTTTTCATAAGGATTTCCACTTTTGCCGTTCTATCCTGTACATCGATGGTTTTGCTGCTGATTACTACCTGTGTGTTATATCTTACTTCTTTTAAATAGGCTATTTCATTTTGAATAGCAATCCAGGTACAGCCGGTTTTCTTGGTATATTCTTCATAGGTAAATCCGTAGAATGTTTCCACATGATCTTCTCTGGCATTGAACATATAATCAAGATATTTTACATTATTCAAATGTCCGATCGGATCGCAGTCACTAAATCTAACTTTTACCGTAGTTGATACTTCTTTTTCCATTCCGCAAAAATAAAAAAACCACCTCTAATAGAGATGGTTAGTTTTATAAATCTTTGTTAATTTGCTGAAATTATTGAACTCCAAGTTCTTTCTTTACAGCTGGAGTAGCATCTGGTCCTGCTTTATAAAGGAATGCAGTTGAGTTAGCATCCATAATATAATCGTATCCGTTAGCTTTAGCTACTTTTTCTACTGCATCGTTCAGTTTTTTCTCAACTGGACCGAAAGCCAAATCCTGCTTAGCTTGTAGATCTTTTTGAGCTTTGTCCTGCATTTGCTGGATTTCTTCAGCTAATTTTTTCATTTCAGCTTCTCTTGCTGCGTTTTCGTCAGCTGTTTTTTTCGGAGCTTCTGTTTGATATTGCTGATATTTAGTTTGAGCTGCGTCAGCTTTTTTCTTAATCTCAGCTTGTTTAGTATCTAAGAATGTTTTAAGATCAGCATCTGCTTTCTTTTTCTCCGGCATAGCGTTAAGAACTCCCATTACATCTAAAGTAGCAATTTTTTGAGCTTTTGCCATACCTACAGATACAACCATCATTACTGCTGCAAATAATACACTTAATTTTTTCATAACTGGTAAATAAATAATTTAATTTGTTTTTAGATTTTAAAATATAGCAAAAGTTAATTTTTAAACTTATTTTTTGCCTTTGCTATTTGTTTTTTCCTTCTTATCTGTTCCTTTCAACAAAACAGACAATACTTTCTCGGTGTAATCATATTTTGACTGAAGGAAAATAACACTAATGTTATTGCTTTTATCAAGAACTATGCCCAATCCATTTTTTTCGGACATTGTTTTGATGGCTCCCCAGATCTGGTCCTGAAAAGGCAAAACAAGGTTTGTTCTCAGTTTTGTAATTTCACCGTTAGCTCCAAAACGTAAGCTAGTAGTCGTTTTAATATTTTTATCGAGGTCTACAACTTCTTTTTCTCTCAGTTTAAGCTGGTCACCTATCAATAATACTTTTTCACTTTCAAAAGCAGCTTTTTTTCTTTCATATTCAGATTGAAGACTTTGAAGTTCTGACTCCCAGGTATCGATCTGAGAATTCAATCTTGCTTCAGCTTCTTTATACTGAGGTAATTTATTTAAAATTTCATTAGTATCCACTACTCCTATTTTCTGGGCATTGCTGAATCCAAAAAGCAATAGTAATGCGAACGTGAAAATTATTTTAAAGTGCTTCATATTTGTAATTATAATGTTTGGTTCATCAAGAAGTGGTTTCTCCATCCTGACTTGTCACCTGATAATGTTTTATCAAGACCTAGTGCGAAGTCAAATCCGATTAATCCAAATGCTCCCATATAAACTCTTACTCCTATACCTACTGATCTTTTCAATTGGAACGGGCTGTAAGAACTCCATGAATTCCATACGTTACCTCCTTCAGCAAATGTCAATGCATAGATTTTTGCAGTCTGGCTCATTGAGATCGGGTATCTTAATTCTAAAGTAAATCTGTTATAGATTGTACCACCACCTGTCTGAGTAATATCATCTGCCTGACCTCCTTCTGTGCTGGCATTTTCATATCCTCTTAAAGGAATCAATTCTCTACCGTCATATCTACCTCCGAAAAGACCTGTACCTCCCATATAGAATCTTTCAAATGGCGGAGCTCCCAGTTTACTGTTATATCCGTCCATGAATCCCATTTCTGCAGAAGATCTCAAGACCAGTTTTCCAACGATTTCATTGTATACATCTGCCTTGAATTTAATCTTATAGAATTCCATCCACTTATACTTGTCAATAGCTGACATTGTAGAATAATCTTTCTTTTTAAACAATGAGTATGGAGGTGTCAGTTTTGCTGAAAGCTCAATATTGGATCCCATTGTCGGGAAGATTGGGTCGATACCTGCTGAGTTTCTGCTCAACCCTAAGTTCACACTGAAGTTATTGGCAGTACCATTCGTTTCTGTAGTATTTCCAAACTGGAATGGATAGTTATTGAAATCATACTTCTGGAACTGTAATCCTGTGTACAATGAGAAATAATCATCCGGCCAGTTCAATAGTCTGTTTAAACCAGCTGAAGCAGAGAAGATATTAAGCTTCTGAGCTGCTCCATATTGATCCGTATATCTTACTCTGGAGTTATTCAAACTTACAGAAAGGGCTGTTGCTCTTGTACCAAATAACCACGGCTCTGTAAATGATACCCCGTAATTTTGGAAATACTGTCCTGCCTGCACCTGAATAGAGAACGTTTGTCCGTCTCCCTGAGGTACTGGTTTGAAGTCTTTAAACTTAAGGAAGTTCTTTAATGAGAAGTTATTAAAAGTTAATCCTAAAGTACCAATGAAGCTGTTACCACCGTAACCTGCCTGCAGCTGTACTTGGGAAGATCCTTTTTCTACAAGCTTCCAGTTAATATCAACAGTGTTGTCCTGCTGGTTTGGCTGGATATCCTGTCCGATCTGCTGAGGGTCAAAGAATGACATCCCTGCTAAATCGAAATATGTTCTTTTAATTTCCGTTTTCTTGAATAGTTCTCCCGGTTTTGTTCTCAGTGCTCTAAGGATAACGTGGTCATGGGTTGTAGTATTCCCCTGCCATGTTACTTTATTCCAGGTAGCCTGCTCACCTTCATTAATTCTAACTTCAAGGTTTACAGCATCTCCTGATACCGATTTTTCAACAGGTGTAACATTGGAGAAAAGGTAACCGTTGTTCATGTAAACAGATTTGATATCTGAATCATCTTCTTTACCTCCATCTTCTCCAACTTTTTTGTTGAATCCTACTGCATCGTAAATATCTCCTTTCTTGTATCCTAATAATCTCTGTAAATATTCTGTAGCGTATACTGTATTCCCCGTGAATGTAACGTCCCCGATGTAATATTTTTTACCCTCATTAAGTTTTACATTGATTTCGTAGTTATTTCTTTTGTTTCTCCACACTGAATCTGAAACAATTTTCGCATCTCTATATCCCAGGGAGTTATAATAATTGATAAGACCTTGCTTATCTTCCTGATATTTATCTTCAATGAATTTTGAGGATTTCAAAATACCACCAATACCAAAACGTTTTTGTTTTGTTTCTTTGAAAGCTTTGTTTCTAAGCTTTCTATCGGTTACATTTTCGTTTCCTTCAAATTCAATATGATCAATCTTAATTCTTTTTCCCTTTTCTACATTAATAGTCCAGTCTACTAAAGCAGGATCTCCTGCGTTTACTTTATCCTGAATACTGATTTTAGCATCTGCAAAACCTTTCTTAATATAGTCTTTAGGGACATTTGTTTTAAGACTAGACACTAAGTTTTGAGTAATCTTAGTTCCTGGTTTAAGGTTGTTATCCTTTGCCAGCTTTTCACTCTTAGATTTACCAATTCCTTTTCCTGCAAATTTCACTTCTCCAAGTTCTTTCAGATCCTGCAGGTGAAATTTCAGAACGATTGTCTGTCCTTCAATGCTTTGAACATAAACTTCCACTTCAGAAAAAGATTGGGTATCCCAAAGTTTTTTAACAGCATTGCTGATTTTCTGTCCCGGAATGTCTACGCTTTCTCCTTTAGTAAGACCTGTAAATCTTAAGATCTGAGCTGGTGTATATTTTTTTACCCCATCTACAACGATGTCTTTAAGTGTATAAGTGCCTGCCTCATTTTCTGCGTGGACAGCATTATTTACTTTTGTGCTGTCTTGTGGAGTTACTTGTCCATAAAAATGTGCAGAAGCAGCAAACATAATGATGGGTAATAGTCTAAACTTCATTTTATCGAGTCTTTCTTTTCTTAAAATTTTATTGGCCTTTTACTTGCTCACCGGTTAAACCGTATCTTCTTTCTTTGTTTTGATAATCTACAATACATTGAAAGAAAATATCTTTGGTAAAATCCGGCCACAGAACATTTAAAAACTGTAGTTCTGCATAAGCGATCTGCCAAAGCAGGAAATTACTTATTCTTATTTCACCGCTGGTTCTGATCAGTAAGTCTACAGGAGGAAAATCTTTTGTATAAAGGTAGCTTTCAAATAAACTTTCGTTAATATTTTCTATCTCTACTTTTCCTTCTTTTACATCAGAACTTATATTTTTAACGGCTTCCAGCATTTCATTTTGTGAGCCATAGCTTATAGCTAATACAAGGTTTCCTTTTGTGTTTTCTTTTGTGAGTTCTACCACACGTTCCAACTGCTCTTTTACCAAAGCAGGCAGTTTATCAAGGTTCCCTATCACATGCATTCTCAATCCCTTGCTGAAGATTTCTTCTGCTTCAAGCAGTAATGTTTCTACCAGCAGGTTCATAAGGGTATTTACTTCTTCGGTTGGACGACTCCAATTTTCTGAAGAGAATGTATAAAGTGTTAAGTAAGGGATATTAATCTCATTACAGGCATTAATAGCATTTCTTACTGCATTAATGGCATTTTTGTGACCGAAAGTTCTTTCTTCGCCACGAGATTTTGCCCATCTTCCATTACCATCCATAATGATGGCTACGTGTTTTGGTAAATTCTCAGAATTTATTTTATCTTTAATCAACGACATATTATTCACAATAACATGGAGGCCTTCCGAACGAATACGTGAGCCCTAAGCTAAACGTATTCATCCAATCTTTAGATCTGCCATCTCCAATATTTCTCTTATTAATAAACTCTGTTTCTCTTTCTTTAGAAACCGCATAATAATTTCCTGACTGTAATAATGAACCTCCTGTTGCAGGGTCCAAAATATCAGCATTAAAAGAAGTTTTTACATCTTCGGAAAGAATCTTACTATGATCCAGCTGATCCGTCAATGTATATCTGAATGTAGCTTCTGCAAATATTGCCCAGGAGTGGTTGAATTTATACTTCAAACCTACCCCAAAAGGAATATGCATCGTTACTTTTTTCCCTAATGAATACTCTGTTCTTGTGGTGAAGTCCAATTCATTGATTGGAGCCTGCGCCACCCCATCTGCATCTCTTCTGAAATCATTCACAAGATTTGCTTTAGGAGCATCAAACATTAAAGCACCAACACCTCCGAAGATATAAGGGCTTAGCATGCTGATCTGCTCATTATTTACCGGGAAAAAGTTATACTCAAACATTAAACTCGCCTCATACACATTATTTTTTCCGTATGAGTTTCTATTTCTTCTATAATCTTCTTTCGCAGCTTTATCACTAAACTGAACCTGGTTGTATCCTAAATCCAATCTAACGGTCTGATGCGGGTTAAAATTAAATCTATATAACAAACCTCCATAAAATGGGATGCCCCAATCTGACACTCTGTTTAAATCCAACGGCTTCTGTAAAATATAATTTGTCCTTCCTACATCTCCCACTAGGTTACTCATACCTAGACGAACTCCCAATTCGTTTCTTTGTGCTTTAACACTTACCACTCCAAGGAAGGCAAGGAAGCTAAACAATAATTTTTTATTCATAAAAGAATATGGATTTATGGTTATTTTAAAATTTAATTTTTGCAAATATAAAACATTTTTATATTAATGATAATCTTAATGTTTAGTTAAAAATAAACAAAAAAACATAATTTGTTATAAAGTAAACGGCAAAGTGGCAAAAATATTCTTTTTTTCATAGAATGAAAATACATTAAATATGAAAAAACCCCCATTAAATGAGGGTTTAATGCTTTATTTTTTATTAAATAATACCTGTACTTTATTTCTGATCCTTATCAACAATGGTTCTTTATAATTTTTATCTTCATCAAAATATCCGTAACCATAGCCGTAGCCATAACCGTAACCGTAGCCTTGTTTTGTATTATAATCATTATAAACAAGTCCTAAATTGTCAATCTCATCATTATGATACTTATCCGTGATCATTTTCAGCATATACTTTTCTGTGTATTCATGGCGCACAACATAAATATTGGCATCAGAATGCTTCATAAGCTCATATGAATCTGCCACTAATCCTACCGGTGGTGAATCTATAATAATGAAATCATATTTTTCTTTCAGTTCTTCTATAAATTTGATATTTCTCTGGCTCATTAAAAGCTCAGAAGGGTTTGGCGGGATAGGTCCTGAAGTGGCAACATCCAGATTTGGGATTTTTGTTTTGTTGACAATCTGATCAATTCCCACTTCCCCGGTCAGATAATTTGAAATACCATATTTATTATCAATCTTGAAGTCTCCAAAGATTTTTGGTTTTCTAAGGTCCATTCCCAATAAGATTGTTTTTTTATCACTTAATCCAATTACAGATGCCAGATTAATGGAAATATAAGTTTTTCCTTCTCCTCCGATGGATGATGTGATTAATATAACCTTCCCTTTTTGATCTTCATTATCCATCAAAAATCTCATATTGGCTCTTATTCCCCTGAAGGCTTCTGATACGGATGATTTTGGCTGCTCCAGAACAGTAAGCATATTTTCATTGTTGTTATTTCCGATAACCCCAAGAAGCGGAATTTTTGTAGCACTTAAAAGGTCTTTAATATTTCGGATCTTGTTGTCAAACACCTCACCAATCAGGATAAATAATAGTGGAAGCAGTAACATTCCAGAAATAATAGCCGTTTTCGCCAATTTAACATTAGGCCCAATTGGTCTTTGTCCTAAATTTTTAGCCGGGTCAATGACCGTTATATCAGACTGATTGGTAGCCATTCTCATCTGGGTATCACTCTGTCTGCCCAAAAGACTGTTATAAGTAGCTTCAATCATGTTATAGCCTCTCTCTGCGTCCAGATATCTTCTTTCTTTTTCAGGATAAGTCGCTAAATCAGAATTGGCACCAGCCATTTCACGGTCTATCTTATTGATTTCTTCATAATATCGGTTATAATAGCTTCTCAAACTATTGGACGACCCCATTCTTGCCTCATCAATAAGCCTGTTGATTTCTCTCATAGGCTCTGATGACGGTTTATAAATAGTGGCCATTTCAGCTTTTTTGATATATAAAGCTTTAAGTTCAGAAACCGTTGCTGTGAAAACACCATCTTCAAAACCTGCCGCATTTGTTCCGATCATTTTATCAAAATTCTGAGACTGAAGTGTGTTCTTGATATTATTCAGAGAGCTGATTTTACTGATGATATCAGCTTTTTTAGCTTCAAGTTCTTTTATTTTTTCGAGAGATTTTTCATCTCTGTCTTTAATATTATAAAGTTTTTCTGAAGTCTTTAAATAATTAAGCACATTTGCGCTTGAATCAAGTTTTTTACGGATATTCCCAAGGTTGTCTTTTAAAAAAATATCCGTATTCTTATTAACGATATTTTTATCAGCAAGTCTTTTTTTCTGCAGTTCTGCAACAGATTTATTCAGGAAATTAACTGTACTATTAAGGTTGTATCCTTTTTTAGTAATAATCATAATAGACCTGATTTCTTTGTCAAAGTCTACTCCTGTAGTAGAAACAATTTCATCTACACTCTGGTTTACAGAGTTCAGATTGATAATAATATTATCCAGCTTAATTTTGGTAGCAACAGGATTTTGAAGCAGCCTGAATCTCAGGTTAGGCGAATTATACCACTCATTAATTTTGATGGTTTTATCTGCTGGTCTGCTATAAGCGTTAATATCCTGGAATCCTTCTACTTCATAGTTATATAAGTTCGTTGATTCTCCTTCTTCAGGCAAAACCACTTCATATGCTCCATTTCCTTTCGGTATCAATGTAATAGGATAATTGATCTGCTGAAGGTGCTTTTTATCAATCTGAAGAAAAACAGGTGAATCATCTTTGTCCAGGTAAGTAGATTTTATAAGCCCTTTGGTAGAATAGTTTACAAAAAG is a genomic window containing:
- the rfbD gene encoding dTDP-4-dehydrorhamnose reductase translates to MKKIAVIGSNGQLGNCIRKIAPDFEHQYEFLFTDSSTLDVTNEDQVNDFFYDNKPDYCINASAYTAVDLAETEKEKAFAVNAYGVAHLAQACVDYKTTLIHVSTDYVFDGTTNLPYSEDDFTNPIGVYGESKRKGEELALEINPKTIILRTSWLYSEFNKNFVKTMLNLFSQKKELGIVADQFGQPTNANDLAEAIMDIIKAHRKIYGVFHFSNYPETTWFEFAKKIAEFSKSSVKLNPLTTEQYPTPAKRPVRSTMSLDKIEETYKIEPKHWENSLEECVDTLSQQ
- a CDS encoding acyl-CoA thioesterase, encoding MEKEVSTTVKVRFSDCDPIGHLNNVKYLDYMFNAREDHVETFYGFTYEEYTKKTGCTWIAIQNEIAYLKEVRYNTQVVISSKTIDVQDRTAKVEILMKSLDEKTIHAVLWVTVIYFNVKTRKSEVHPEDVKEIFDKFYVDLIQKDFQSRVKFLRSQNAKNS
- a CDS encoding OmpH family outer membrane protein; its protein translation is MKKLSVLFAAVMMVVSVGMAKAQKIATLDVMGVLNAMPEKKKADADLKTFLDTKQAEIKKKADAAQTKYQQYQTEAPKKTADENAAREAEMKKLAEEIQQMQDKAQKDLQAKQDLAFGPVEKKLNDAVEKVAKANGYDYIMDANSTAFLYKAGPDATPAVKKELGVQ
- a CDS encoding OmpH family outer membrane protein: MKHFKIIFTFALLLLFGFSNAQKIGVVDTNEILNKLPQYKEAEARLNSQIDTWESELQSLQSEYERKKAAFESEKVLLIGDQLKLREKEVVDLDKNIKTTTSLRFGANGEITKLRTNLVLPFQDQIWGAIKTMSEKNGLGIVLDKSNNISVIFLQSKYDYTEKVLSVLLKGTDKKEKTNSKGKK
- the bamA gene encoding outer membrane protein assembly factor BamA, yielding MKFRLLPIIMFAASAHFYGQVTPQDSTKVNNAVHAENEAGTYTLKDIVVDGVKKYTPAQILRFTGLTKGESVDIPGQKISNAVKKLWDTQSFSEVEVYVQSIEGQTIVLKFHLQDLKELGEVKFAGKGIGKSKSEKLAKDNNLKPGTKITQNLVSSLKTNVPKDYIKKGFADAKISIQDKVNAGDPALVDWTINVEKGKRIKIDHIEFEGNENVTDRKLRNKAFKETKQKRFGIGGILKSSKFIEDKYQEDKQGLINYYNSLGYRDAKIVSDSVWRNKRNNYEINVKLNEGKKYYIGDVTFTGNTVYATEYLQRLLGYKKGDIYDAVGFNKKVGEDGGKEDDSDIKSVYMNNGYLFSNVTPVEKSVSGDAVNLEVRINEGEQATWNKVTWQGNTTTHDHVILRALRTKPGELFKKTEIKRTYFDLAGMSFFDPQQIGQDIQPNQQDNTVDINWKLVEKGSSQVQLQAGYGGNSFIGTLGLTFNNFSLKNFLKFKDFKPVPQGDGQTFSIQVQAGQYFQNYGVSFTEPWLFGTRATALSVSLNNSRVRYTDQYGAAQKLNIFSASAGLNRLLNWPDDYFSLYTGLQFQKYDFNNYPFQFGNTTETNGTANNFSVNLGLSRNSAGIDPIFPTMGSNIELSAKLTPPYSLFKKKDYSTMSAIDKYKWMEFYKIKFKADVYNEIVGKLVLRSSAEMGFMDGYNSKLGAPPFERFYMGGTGLFGGRYDGRELIPLRGYENASTEGGQADDITQTGGGTIYNRFTLELRYPISMSQTAKIYALTFAEGGNVWNSWSSYSPFQLKRSVGIGVRVYMGAFGLIGFDFALGLDKTLSGDKSGWRNHFLMNQTL
- a CDS encoding isoprenyl transferase, which gives rise to MSLIKDKINSENLPKHVAIIMDGNGRWAKSRGEERTFGHKNAINAVRNAINACNEINIPYLTLYTFSSENWSRPTEEVNTLMNLLVETLLLEAEEIFSKGLRMHVIGNLDKLPALVKEQLERVVELTKENTKGNLVLAISYGSQNEMLEAVKNISSDVKEGKVEIENINESLFESYLYTKDFPPVDLLIRTSGEIRISNFLLWQIAYAELQFLNVLWPDFTKDIFFQCIVDYQNKERRYGLTGEQVKGQ
- a CDS encoding DUF6089 family protein — translated: MNKKLLFSFLAFLGVVSVKAQRNELGVRLGMSNLVGDVGRTNYILQKPLDLNRVSDWGIPFYGGLLYRFNFNPHQTVRLDLGYNQVQFSDKAAKEDYRRNRNSYGKNNVYEASLMFEYNFFPVNNEQISMLSPYIFGGVGALMFDAPKANLVNDFRRDADGVAQAPINELDFTTRTEYSLGKKVTMHIPFGVGLKYKFNHSWAIFAEATFRYTLTDQLDHSKILSEDVKTSFNADILDPATGGSLLQSGNYYAVSKERETEFINKRNIGDGRSKDWMNTFSLGLTYSFGRPPCYCE
- a CDS encoding polysaccharide biosynthesis tyrosine autokinase — translated: MIPERVNTAEKTNSQKDKSGTFALFDLEHFLKRILKNWYWFVLMLIIGYAIAWVYSKYYAQNIYASDLSLSTSSKASEFLPTQSNQSINFIWGDTGNQDGLYLKKMLLSRSHNEFLVKELDLFVNYSTKGLIKSTYLDKDDSPVFLQIDKKHLQQINYPITLIPKGNGAYEVVLPEEGESTNLYNYEVEGFQDINAYSRPADKTIKINEWYNSPNLRFRLLQNPVATKIKLDNIIINLNSVNQSVDEIVSTTGVDFDKEIRSIMIITKKGYNLNSTVNFLNKSVAELQKKRLADKNIVNKNTDIFLKDNLGNIRKKLDSSANVLNYLKTSEKLYNIKDRDEKSLEKIKELEAKKADIISKISSLNNIKNTLQSQNFDKMIGTNAAGFEDGVFTATVSELKALYIKKAEMATIYKPSSEPMREINRLIDEARMGSSNSLRSYYNRYYEEINKIDREMAGANSDLATYPEKERRYLDAERGYNMIEATYNSLLGRQSDTQMRMATNQSDITVIDPAKNLGQRPIGPNVKLAKTAIISGMLLLPLLFILIGEVFDNKIRNIKDLLSATKIPLLGVIGNNNNENMLTVLEQPKSSVSEAFRGIRANMRFLMDNEDQKGKVILITSSIGGEGKTYISINLASVIGLSDKKTILLGMDLRKPKIFGDFKIDNKYGISNYLTGEVGIDQIVNKTKIPNLDVATSGPIPPNPSELLMSQRNIKFIEELKEKYDFIIIDSPPVGLVADSYELMKHSDANIYVVRHEYTEKYMLKMITDKYHNDEIDNLGLVYNDYNTKQGYGYGYGYGYGYGYFDEDKNYKEPLLIRIRNKVQVLFNKK